The following are encoded in a window of Kogia breviceps isolate mKogBre1 chromosome 10, mKogBre1 haplotype 1, whole genome shotgun sequence genomic DNA:
- the LMOD3 gene encoding leiomodin-3 has product MSEHSRNSDQEELFDGEIDEDEILANLSPEELKELQLEMEVMAPDPRLPVGMIQKDQTDKPPTGNFDHKSLVDYMYWQKASRRMLEDERVPVTFVSSKGKTQEQHEEIDKSNKNVSQYLKEKLNNEITAHKTESQGSDNVQETNNEDNEDDVKDEEDDAEDEEDDAEDEEDDAEDEEDEGKEDSEESDEKTKREEEGEVKEQIRNGEDNSPQVTDKVTEEQKDRAEAQEKSEKKISKLDPKKLALDTSFLKVSARPSGNQTDLDGSLRRVRQNDPDMKELNLNNIENIPKEMLLDFVNAMKKNKHIKTFSLANVGADENLAFALANMLRENRSITTLNVESNFITGKGIVAIMRCLQFNETLTELRFHNQRHMLGHHAEMEIARLLKANNTLLKMGYHFELPGPRMVVTNLLTRNQDRQRQKRQEEQKQQQLKEQRKLIAMLENGLGLPRGMWETLGGPVPDSGTQEFLQPPLPRPPPPPRPPSSHAVPFSRQNETMKKPSHTPKYRTDPDTFRMVKLKRVQRKSRMPEAKESAEKTNLKDVIKTLKPVPRNRPPPLVEITPRDQLLNDIRHSNIAYLKPVQLPKELA; this is encoded by the exons ATGTCGGAACACAGCAGGAATTCAGATCAAGAAGAACTCTTTGATGGTGAGATTGATGAAGATGAAATCTTGGCCAACTTGTCCCCAGAAGAGCTTAAAGAACTGCAGTTGGAAATGGAGGTGATGGCCCCTGACCCCAGGCTTCCCGTGGGAATGATTCAGAAGGATCAGACTGACAAGCCTCCAACAGGGAACTTCGACCATAAATCTCTCGTTGATTATATGTATTGGCAAAAGGCATCCAGACGCATGCTGGAAGACGAACGCGTTCCTGTTACCTTTGTGTCATCCAAG GGAAAAACTCAAGAACAGcatgaagaaatagacaaaagtaataaaaatgtgtcccagtatttaaaagaaaagcttaATAATGAAATCACTGCACATAAAACAGAATCACAGGGCAGTGACAATGTCCAAGAAACAAATAATGAAGATAATGAAGATGATGTgaaagatgaagaagatgatgcagaagatgaagaagatgatgcagaagatgaagaagatgatgcagaagatgaagaagatgagGGAAAAGAGGACAGTGAAGAGagtgatgaaaaaacaaaaagagaagaggaaggtgaGGTAAAGGAGCAAATCAGAAATGGTGAGGACAACAGTCCACAGGTAACTGATAAAGTAACTGAAGAACAGAAAGACAGAGCAGAGGCccaagaaaaaagtgagaaaaagataTCAAAATTAGATCCCAAGAAGCTAGCTCTAGATACCAGTTTTTTGAAGGTAAGTGCAAGGCCTTCAGGAAACCAAACGGACCTAGATGGGAGCTTAAGGCGAGTGAGGCAAAATGACCCCGACATGAAGGAACTCAACCTGAACAACATTGAAAACATCCCCAAAGAAATGTTGCTGGACTTTGTAAACGcgatgaagaaaaacaaacacatcaaaaccTTCAGTTTAGCGAACGTGGGTGCGGACGAGAACCTAGCATTCGCCCTGGCCAACATGTTGCGTGAAAACAGGAGCATTACCACTCTTAACGTCGAGTCCAATTTCATCACAGGCAAGGGAATCGTGGCCATCATGAGGTGTCTCCAGTTTAATGAGACACTAACTGAACTTCGGTTTCACAATCAGAGGCATATGCTGGGCCACCATGCTGAAATGGAAATAGCCAGGCTTTTGAAGGCAAACAACACTCTTCTGAAGATGGGCTACCATTTTGAGCTTCCAGGTCCCAGAATGGTGGTAACCAATCTGCTCACCAGGAATCAGGATAGACAAAGGCAGAAAagacaagaagaacagaaacagCAGCAACTCAAAGAGCAGAGAAAGTTAATAGCCATGTTGGAGAACGGGTTGGGGCTGCCACGTGGGATGTGGGAGACgctggggggaccagtgcccgaTTCTGGGACGCAGGAGTTCCTCCAGCCTCCtcttcctcgtcctcctcctcctcctcgaccTCCCAGCTCCCACGCAGTCCCCTTCAGTCGACAAAATGAAACGATGAAAAAGCCATCGCACACTCCGAAGTACAGGACGGACCCTGACACCTTCCGCATGGTAAAGCTCAAGAGGGTCCAGCGCAAATCTCGGATGCCAGAAGCCAAAGAATCAGCCGAGAAAACCAACCTCAAAGACGTGATCAAAACACTCAAACCGGTGCCGAGAAATAGGCCGCCCCCGCTGGTGGAAATCACCCCCAGAGATCAGCTCTTGAACGACATTCGTCACAGTAACATCGCCTATCTTAAACCC GTGCAACTGCCAAAAGAACTGGCATAA